A stretch of the Planctomycetota bacterium genome encodes the following:
- the recJ gene encoding single-stranded-DNA-specific exonuclease RecJ, with product MPTAVARQLSLTDKRWVFRDCDERQRDRLVEELGVSPLTAHLLVNRGVREPEAARGFLAPDLNGLYDPGLLPDMDRAVARLRKAIGAGERILVYGDYDADGVTSISLLIEFLRLFGIEVPHYIPHRVEEGYGLHAEAVEAAAAQGVKLIVTVDCGTSGAAEVELARKLGVDVIITDHHEPPHTVPRACAVVNPKLTGSLYPFRDLSGVGVAFKLAWALAQSFSPGKRVSDEFRRFLLDAIGLVAIGTVADVVPLLGENRIFAIYGLHALRRSASPGIAALVRQACVGDKPLTPRDISFGIGPRLNAAGRLAQAGLCVELLTSNSPERAAEIARELDSKNRERQRIQNSILSDARRRLEGHGLEGRRTIVLADEGWHAGVVGIVAAKLAEEFCRPTVLLSLDGDVARGSARSVPHLNLFEAVGACEEALLSYGGHSQAAGLRVLRGNLERFRELFEAEVSRCLDGWVPCGVLEIDAEVLLPAVTHDLVRDLERLAPHGEGNEPPVLACSEVRVAGQPQLMGSQANHISFYVEQGGHSLRAVGFHMGHLYPLLATGDVVCDIAFTPKINDFRGLSEVELDLCDLRLRA from the coding sequence GTGCCAACAGCCGTGGCGCGACAACTGAGCCTGACCGACAAGCGGTGGGTCTTCCGCGATTGCGACGAGCGACAGCGCGACCGCCTGGTCGAGGAGCTCGGCGTGTCGCCGCTCACCGCGCACCTGCTGGTGAACCGCGGCGTGCGGGAGCCCGAGGCGGCCAGGGGCTTCCTGGCGCCCGACCTGAACGGCCTGTACGACCCCGGGCTCCTGCCGGACATGGACCGGGCGGTGGCGCGCCTGCGCAAGGCCATCGGAGCCGGCGAACGCATCCTCGTCTATGGCGACTACGACGCCGATGGGGTAACCTCCATCTCGCTGCTCATCGAGTTCCTGCGGCTCTTCGGCATCGAGGTCCCGCACTACATTCCGCACCGCGTGGAGGAGGGCTACGGCCTGCACGCCGAGGCCGTGGAGGCGGCGGCGGCTCAGGGCGTGAAACTGATCGTCACGGTGGACTGCGGGACGAGTGGCGCGGCCGAGGTGGAGCTGGCGCGGAAGCTGGGAGTGGACGTCATCATCACCGACCATCACGAGCCGCCGCACACGGTGCCGCGGGCGTGCGCCGTGGTGAACCCCAAGCTCACGGGCAGCCTGTACCCCTTCCGCGACCTGTCGGGCGTGGGCGTGGCCTTCAAGCTCGCCTGGGCGCTGGCCCAGAGCTTCAGCCCCGGCAAGCGGGTGAGCGACGAGTTCCGCCGCTTCCTGCTCGACGCCATCGGGCTCGTGGCGATCGGCACCGTGGCCGACGTGGTGCCGCTCCTGGGCGAGAACCGCATCTTCGCAATCTACGGGCTGCACGCCCTCCGGCGCTCGGCCAGCCCCGGCATCGCCGCGCTCGTGCGACAGGCCTGCGTGGGCGACAAGCCGCTCACGCCGCGCGACATCTCCTTCGGCATCGGGCCCCGCCTCAACGCGGCCGGCCGCCTGGCCCAGGCCGGCCTGTGCGTGGAACTGCTCACCAGCAATTCGCCCGAGCGCGCCGCCGAGATCGCGCGCGAGCTGGACAGCAAGAACCGCGAGCGCCAGCGGATCCAGAACTCCATCCTCAGCGACGCGCGGCGGCGCCTCGAAGGCCACGGCCTGGAGGGGCGCAGGACCATCGTGCTGGCCGACGAGGGCTGGCACGCCGGCGTGGTCGGCATCGTGGCCGCCAAACTGGCCGAGGAGTTCTGCCGCCCCACCGTGCTCCTGTCGCTGGACGGCGACGTCGCGCGCGGCTCGGCCCGCTCGGTGCCGCACCTCAACCTCTTCGAGGCCGTGGGGGCTTGCGAAGAGGCTCTGCTGAGCTACGGCGGCCACAGCCAGGCCGCCGGCCTGAGGGTGCTGCGCGGAAACCTCGAGCGCTTCCGCGAGCTCTTCGAGGCCGAAGTGAGCCGCTGCCTCGATGGTTGGGTGCCCTGCGGCGTGCTGGAGATTGATGCCGAGGTGCTCTTGCCCGCCGTGACTCACGACCTCGTGCGCGACCTCGAGCGCCTGGCGCCCCACGGGGAGGGCAACGAGCCGCCGGTGCTCGCCTGCTCCGAGGTCAGGGTGGCCGGCCAGCCGCAGCTCATGGGCAGCCAGGCCAACCACATCAGCTTCTACGTCGAGCAGGGCGGCCACAGCCTGCGCGCCGTGGGCTTCCACATGGGGCACCTCTACCCCCTCCTCGCCACGGGCGACGTGGTGTGCGACATCGCCTTCACGCCGAAGATCAACGACTTCCGTGGGCTGAGCGAAGTGGAACTGGACCTCTGCGACCTGCGGCTCCGCGCGTGA
- the trpS gene encoding tryptophan--tRNA ligase, with the protein MARRLFSGIQPSGGIHIGNYLGAIRNWVALIPEFECIYCVVDYHAITVPYEPSEMQGRILEAAAVNIACGIDPERCTLFVQSHVPEHTELAWILNTVTPIGELFRMTQFKDKSAQFEGSVNAGLLNYPVLMAADILLYKGEVVPVGEDQVQHLELSREITRRFNARFGEIFPEPQPRLTAAARVMGLDDPTKKMSKSVGNTIGLLEDPQSIWEKVRTAVTDPARVRRTDPGEPTKCNIFALHGYFSPPEDIERVAAGCRGATIGCIECKKLMYGHMMAVLNPIRERAQALLAQPERVWDALRRGAEHCRAIARGTMAEVRRAMGL; encoded by the coding sequence TTGGCCAGGCGGCTGTTCAGCGGCATTCAGCCCAGCGGCGGCATACACATCGGGAATTACCTGGGGGCGATCCGGAACTGGGTGGCCCTCATCCCCGAGTTCGAGTGCATCTACTGCGTGGTGGACTATCATGCGATCACGGTGCCCTACGAGCCATCGGAGATGCAAGGCCGCATCCTGGAGGCCGCGGCGGTGAACATCGCGTGCGGCATTGACCCCGAGCGCTGCACGCTGTTCGTGCAGAGCCACGTGCCCGAGCACACGGAACTGGCCTGGATTCTGAACACGGTGACGCCCATCGGCGAGTTGTTCCGGATGACGCAGTTCAAGGACAAGTCGGCGCAGTTCGAGGGCAGCGTGAACGCGGGGCTGCTGAACTACCCGGTGCTGATGGCGGCCGACATTCTGCTCTACAAAGGCGAGGTGGTGCCGGTGGGCGAGGACCAGGTGCAGCACCTGGAGCTCTCGCGCGAGATCACGCGGCGGTTCAACGCGCGCTTCGGGGAGATCTTCCCCGAGCCGCAGCCGCGGCTGACCGCGGCCGCCCGGGTGATGGGCCTCGACGACCCGACGAAGAAGATGAGCAAGTCGGTCGGCAACACCATCGGCCTGCTCGAGGACCCCCAGAGCATCTGGGAGAAGGTGCGCACGGCGGTGACCGACCCTGCCCGCGTGCGGCGCACCGACCCCGGCGAGCCGACGAAGTGCAACATCTTCGCGCTGCACGGCTACTTTTCGCCGCCCGAGGACATCGAGCGGGTGGCGGCGGGCTGCCGCGGGGCCACCATCGGCTGCATCGAGTGCAAGAAGTTGATGTACGGCCACATGATGGCGGTGCTCAATCCCATCCGCGAACGAGCCCAGGCCCTGCTCGCGCAACCCGAGCGGGTGTGGGACGCCCTGCGCCGCGGGGCCGAGCACTGCCGCGCCATCGCGAGGGGCACGATGGCCGAGGTTCGCAGGGCGATGGGACTGTAG
- a CDS encoding valine--tRNA ligase, producing MELNLPTRYDPAAVEQRWYRFWEERGYFNADPDPARKPYTIVIPPPNVTGVLHLGHVLNNTFQDILTRWRRMQGYNALWQPGTDHAGIATQSVVERLLDTEGTSRHALGREKFVERVWQVKAKHLATINEQLRRLGASLDWRRERFTMDEGLSRAVLEVFVRLYNKGLVYRDRFMINWCPFHRTALSNDEVDHRTLQGGLWWIRYPFKRGTGGVTVATTRPETMLGDTAVAVNPHDPRYQGLIGKTVVLPLMNREIPIIADEYVDKEFGTGALKITPAHDPNDFAIGRRHGLAAPCVIAPDGSMSAEAGPYAGLDRFECRKRVVADLQALGLLEKHEPHQHEVGHCYRCDSIVEPYISLQWFVRMKPLAERARKVAEDKSVRFWPPRWETMYYHWIDTVPDWPISRQLWWGHRIPAWYCQDCPDPKLDPATRPPEPPYGVGGRPVVSAARPDKCPQCGGTNFLQDEDVLDTWFSSWLWPFSTLGWPDDTPDLRYFYPTSTLVTGPDILGFWVARMIMAGLEFLDAIPFTDVYLHGIVRDDQGRKMSKSLGNSPDPLDVMNEFGADALRFSIILITASGQDAYYSHDKVAIGRNFANKLWNASRLVLTNLAESSDLSDLSDGSYASDDLSLEDRWILSRLSRVTATVTDALERFNFNEAAMALYEFIWHELCDWYLEAIKPRIRNAAPEARASRFAAQSVVSHVLDGALRLLHPFAPFITEEIWQHLGKLLPARGTLPAERTPAAPSVMIAPWPQPDGRWLDAACEATFTQVQEIIRAIRAIRKKMRLADRSPRLRAVISLADAAPLPGLEANRAVVCDQAALDALDIGLGLPKPPHAAAAVLAGMEVYVPLEGVIDFDAERKRLGDQLAKTRGFLEGSERKLANANFVERAPHEVVAKEREQNARLREEIARLEANLAELL from the coding sequence ATGGAACTCAATCTACCTACCCGCTATGACCCCGCCGCCGTGGAGCAACGGTGGTATCGCTTCTGGGAGGAGCGCGGCTACTTCAACGCCGACCCCGACCCAGCCCGCAAGCCCTACACCATCGTCATCCCGCCGCCCAACGTCACGGGCGTGCTCCACCTGGGCCACGTGCTGAACAACACGTTCCAGGACATCCTGACCCGCTGGCGGCGGATGCAGGGCTACAACGCCCTCTGGCAGCCCGGCACCGACCACGCGGGCATCGCCACCCAGAGCGTGGTCGAGCGCCTGCTCGACACCGAGGGCACCAGCCGCCACGCCCTCGGCCGCGAGAAGTTCGTCGAGCGCGTCTGGCAGGTGAAGGCCAAGCACCTGGCGACGATCAACGAACAGCTCCGCCGCCTGGGCGCCTCGCTCGACTGGCGCCGCGAGCGCTTCACCATGGACGAGGGCCTCTCCCGCGCCGTGCTCGAGGTCTTCGTGCGCCTCTATAACAAGGGCCTCGTCTACCGCGACCGCTTCATGATCAACTGGTGCCCCTTCCACCGCACGGCGCTCTCGAACGACGAGGTAGACCACCGCACCCTTCAGGGCGGCCTGTGGTGGATCCGCTACCCGTTCAAGCGCGGCACCGGCGGGGTCACCGTGGCCACCACGCGGCCCGAGACCATGCTCGGCGACACCGCCGTCGCCGTCAACCCCCACGACCCCCGCTACCAGGGCCTCATCGGCAAGACCGTGGTCCTGCCCCTGATGAACCGCGAAATCCCTATCATCGCCGATGAGTACGTGGACAAGGAGTTCGGCACCGGCGCGCTCAAGATCACACCGGCCCACGACCCGAACGACTTCGCTATCGGCCGCCGCCACGGCCTAGCCGCGCCCTGCGTGATCGCGCCCGACGGCTCGATGAGCGCCGAGGCCGGCCCCTATGCGGGCCTCGACCGCTTCGAATGCCGCAAACGTGTGGTGGCCGACCTCCAGGCCCTCGGCCTGCTCGAGAAGCACGAACCCCACCAGCACGAGGTCGGCCACTGCTACCGCTGCGACAGCATCGTCGAGCCCTACATCTCGCTCCAGTGGTTCGTACGCATGAAGCCCCTCGCGGAGCGCGCCCGCAAGGTGGCCGAGGACAAGAGCGTGCGCTTCTGGCCCCCGCGCTGGGAGACCATGTACTACCACTGGATTGACACCGTGCCCGACTGGCCGATCAGCCGCCAACTCTGGTGGGGCCATCGAATCCCCGCCTGGTACTGCCAGGACTGCCCCGACCCGAAGCTTGACCCAGCGACCCGGCCGCCCGAGCCGCCCTACGGCGTGGGCGGCCGCCCCGTCGTCTCCGCCGCGCGGCCCGACAAGTGTCCCCAGTGCGGCGGCACGAACTTCCTCCAGGACGAGGACGTGCTCGACACCTGGTTCAGTTCGTGGCTCTGGCCCTTCTCGACCCTGGGCTGGCCCGACGACACGCCCGACCTCCGGTACTTCTACCCGACCAGCACCCTGGTGACCGGCCCCGACATCCTGGGCTTCTGGGTCGCCCGCATGATCATGGCCGGCCTCGAGTTCCTCGACGCCATCCCCTTCACCGACGTCTACCTCCACGGCATCGTGCGCGACGACCAGGGGCGCAAGATGTCCAAGAGCCTCGGCAACTCGCCCGACCCGCTCGACGTGATGAACGAGTTCGGCGCCGACGCGCTCCGCTTCTCGATCATCCTCATCACCGCCAGCGGGCAGGACGCCTATTACTCGCACGACAAGGTGGCCATCGGGCGCAACTTCGCCAACAAACTGTGGAACGCCTCGCGCCTCGTCCTCACCAACCTGGCCGAATCGTCCGACCTGTCCGACCTGTCCGACGGGTCCTACGCGTCCGACGACCTGTCCCTCGAGGACCGCTGGATCCTCAGCCGCCTGAGCCGCGTGACCGCCACGGTGACCGACGCCCTCGAGCGGTTCAACTTCAACGAGGCAGCAATGGCCCTCTACGAGTTCATCTGGCACGAGCTGTGCGACTGGTATCTCGAGGCCATCAAGCCACGCATCCGCAACGCCGCGCCCGAGGCCAGAGCCTCTCGCTTCGCCGCCCAGAGCGTCGTATCGCACGTGCTCGACGGCGCGCTGCGCCTGCTGCACCCCTTCGCGCCCTTCATCACCGAGGAGATCTGGCAGCACCTGGGCAAGCTGCTGCCCGCCCGCGGCACGCTGCCCGCCGAGCGCACGCCCGCCGCGCCCAGCGTGATGATCGCCCCCTGGCCCCAGCCCGACGGGCGCTGGCTCGACGCCGCGTGCGAGGCCACGTTCACCCAGGTCCAGGAGATCATCCGCGCCATCCGCGCCATCCGCAAGAAGATGCGCCTCGCCGACCGCTCGCCCCGCCTGCGCGCCGTAATCTCGCTCGCCGACGCCGCCCCGCTGCCCGGCCTGGAGGCCAACCGCGCCGTCGTGTGCGACCAGGCGGCCCTCGACGCCCTCGACATCGGCCTCGGCCTGCCCAAGCCGCCGCACGCGGCCGCCGCCGTGCTCGCCGGCATGGAGGTCTACGTGCCGCTCGAGGGCGTGATTGACTTCGACGCCGAGCGCAAGCGCCTGGGCGACCAGCTCGCCAAGACCCGGGGCTTTCTCGAAGGCTCCGAACGCAAGCTCGCCAACGCCAACTTCGTCGAGCGCGCGCCCCACGAGGTCGTGGCCAAGGAGCGCGAGCAGAACGCCCGCCTCCGCGAGGAGATCGCCCGCCTCGAGGCCAACCTGGCCGAACTCCTGTGA